The Alicyclobacillus macrosporangiidus CPP55 genome segment GTTTACGCGCGCCGTGGCAGAGTACGCCCTGCAGCGCCTGCCGCACTTGGTCACCTTGGAGCGCCGGGTGAAGGACCGTGGCGACAAAGTGTACGTCGACTACCTTCAACACGGCGCAACCCGCACGCTGATCGCACCATACAGTCCACGGGCCCGCCGGGAGGCGACGGTATCCGCGCCCCTGACTTTCCTGGAACTCGGCCGCGGCAGCCGTCCAGAGGATTTCACCCTGCACAACATGCCGCTGCGCGTCCAGGAGCGGGGCGACCTGATGCAGTGCGGGCCAGGAGCCGACCTCCGGCCCATCGTGTCGTTCCTCCGGAGACACCCGGTAACGGCCTGGTGAGCAGGCCAGGCTTTGGTATAATCGGGTGTGAATGCGCAGCGGGCACCGCTGCGGGCGAGGAGGATGGACGCGAGTGCGCGCTGAGTATGCCATCATCGGCGGCACCGGGGTGTACGACCCGGCGCTGCTCGAATCCCCCACCACGGAGATCGTCGACACGCCGTACGGACAGGCCCAGGTGACCCTGGGCACGTTCGAGGGGAAGTCCGTGGCGTTCATGCCCCGCCACGGGACGGGCCACAGCATCCCGCCGCACAAGGTGAACTACCGGGCCAACATCGCCGCTCTCAAGCAGCTGGGGGTGACCCAGGTCTTGGCGACGGCGGCGGTCGGTTCGCTGCAGATGAAGTACGAACCGGGCTCCCTGGTGCTGATCGACGGCTTCCTCGACTTCACAAAGTCACGGCCGAACACGTTTTTCGAATCGGGGCCGGTGGTGCACGTGGACATGACGGACCCGTACTGCGGAAGGCTGCGCCAGGCCGTGAAACAGGCGGCGGAGCGGTTGGGGATCCCGATTCACGACGGGGGGACTTACGTCTGTGCAGAGGGACCGCGCTTCGAGACCCCGCAGGAGATCCGTTTGTACCAGTCGTGGGGGGCGGCCGTGGTCGGCATGACCTCGGTGCCCGAGGTCGTTCTGGCCAAGGAGGCCGAACTGTGCTATGCCACCGTCTGCATGGTGACCAATTATGGAGCGGGCATCAGTCCCACGCCGCTGACCCACGAGGAGGTCGTGGAAGAGATGGCGAAGAACGTGCACCGGATCCGGGCGCTGTTCTTCGACACCATCGCCCATCTGGACGGTGAACGGAACTGCCGGTGTCCGCACGCGGTCGGCGGCCAGACGCCCTTGACGGGGCGGTCGGAAGGGGAGACACGGCCCTGAAGGCGCTCGATTGGACAGGGACCGCGCTGCGCTTGCTCGATCAGACGCGCTTGCCGCATGAATCCGTTTGGATCACCTGCCAGAGGGCAGAGGATGTGGCGCAGGCCATTGAGCAGATGCGGGTCCGCGGCGCGCCGGCCATTGCCATCGCCGCCGCGTACGGCGTGGTGCTGGCCGCCCAGGAGGCAGCGGAGGCGGATGCCGCTGGGTTTCAGGCACAGGTGATGGCCGCCATCCGCCGGCTGTCCGCCACCCGGCCGACCGCGGTCAACCTGTTTCAGGCGATGCAGCGGATGCAGGCGGTGTTGGAACAGGCGGGATCGCTTCCACCGGCGGACATCGCGGCGCGCCTGGCGGTGGAGGCGGACGCGATGGCGGCGGAGGACATCGCGGTCAACCGGCGCATCGGGGATTTGGGTGCCAGCCTGTTCCCGCGTCCAGCGCGGGTCCTCACCCATTGCAACACCGGATCGCTGGCGACGGTGGCGTACGGGACTGCCCTCGGAGTGATCAGATCTCTGCATCGGGACGGAAAGCTCGTCCATGTCTGGGTCGACGAAACGCGCCCGTTTTTGCAAGGGGCGCGCTTGACCGCGTATGAACTGCTCGCAGACGGGATCCCATTCACGCTCATCACGGACAACATGGCCGCCCACTTCATGCGGCAGGGGCAGGTCGACGCCGTGGTGGTCGGCGCCGACCGCATCGCCGCCAACGGCGACACCGCCAACAAAATCGGCACCTACGGATTGGCCGTGCTGTGCCGCCATCACGGCATTCCGTTTTACGTGGCTGCGCCGTCGACCACGTTCGATCTCACCATCCCGTCTGGAGATCACATCCCGATTGAAGAGCGGTCGGAACACGAGGTCACGCACGTACTCGGACATCCTCTGGCACCGTCCGGCGTGCGGGCGGCGCATCCCGCGTTCGACGTGACCCCGGCGGACCTGATCACCGCCATCATCACCGAGGAGGGCGTGGTGGAGCGGCCGGACGACAGGCGCGTGGCGGCCGTGCTGCGTTCCAATGAAAGTGCGACAGAGGGAGGAGACAGGGGATGAGCCAAGTGTTGTTGGAGGTCGGCGCCCTCGTTTTGTCTGCGGACGCGGTGATCGCGGAGCCCGGATACATTCTCTGGCAGGACGGCGTGATCTTGGCGGTAGGCCGCGGTGTCTACCCCGGACCCCGCGACAAGGTAGAGGTGATCTCCCGCCCGCGGGCGGTGGCCATCCCCGGTCTTGTCAATACCCACGGGCATGCGGCGATGACCTTGCTCCGCGGCATCGGGGACGACCTGCCGCTCCAGGCCTGGCTGACGGAGCGGATCTATCCCGCCGAAGCCAAGCTGACGGGTGAGGCGGTCTACTGGGGGACGCTTTTGGCCTGCTGGGAGATGATTCAGTCGGGGACCACCTGCTTCACCGATATGTACTTCTTCATGCACGACGCCGCGCGTGCGGTGGAGGAGAGCGGTCTGCGGGCGGTGCTGTCGTGGGGCATGGTGGGTTTCGACGAGCAGAGCAGGACCCAGGGCATCCGAAACAGCCGTTCGTTCCATGCCCAGTGGCACCGGGCGGCACAGGGGCGGATCCAGGTCACCCTGGGTCCGCACGCGCCGTACACGTGTCCGCCGGACTACTTGGCCGTGGTGGCGGAGCTGTCGGCGGAGCTGGGCGTCCCCATCCAAATCCACCTGTCTGAGACGAAGCGAGAAGTGGACGAGTGCATCGCGGAGCACGGCTGTACGCCGATTCAGTTGGTCGAACGCTGCGGATTGCTGGATCGCCCCGTGTTGGCTGCGCACTGCGTCCATCTGACGGAAGAGGACATCGCCCTCCTGCGCGAACGGGACGTGCGGGTGGCGCACAATCCGCAGTCGAATCTCAAGTTGGCATCCGGTGTCGCGCCCGTCGTCGAGCTGCTGCAGGCTGGCGTCACTGTGGGCATCGGAACGGACGGCGCGGCCAGCAACAACAATCTAGATCTGTTTGAAGAACTGCGCCTGGCGGCCACGTTGCACAAAGGGGTCCGGCAGGACGCCACCGCCGTGACGGCGGGCGAGGCGTTCACGATGGCCACCTCGGCGGGAGCGCGGTGTGTTTTCCTGCCGGACGGACACGGGACGCTGCACCCGGGGGCTGGGGCGGACATCGTCCTGCTGTCGCTCGACAGCGCCCACTTCCTGCCCACCTACGACCTTTTGTCGAACGTCGTGTACGCGGCGGGGGCGGGCGATGTCACGGATGTGTTCGTGGCAGGCCAGCCGCTGCTGCGCCAGGGGGAGCCCGTCACCCTCGATGTCGAGCGGATTCGCCACGAAGTACGCCGCCTCGAGGCGGTCCTGGGTCCGCGGGCTTGAATCCGTGGGCACATTCGCACGGGCAGGGACTCACAGGCATGAGCCCGCGGGCGGAAACCCGCGGGCCCGCTCCCGGAGCGCTCGGTGCGATGGATCAACCGCGCAGCAGGGAGTTGCGAAAATCAAACGTCATGCGGGGGTGCCCGAAGGAAAACGCACACGCCACCGCCTCCGCCCAGAGACGGAGTTCGCCGGCCTTTTGGACGTCCGTCCGGGCATCGGGTGCGGGCGTGCGCTGGGCCCGCGGTGGTGAGGACCGCATATGACGTGCACCTCCTCGCGTACAGCTAGTATGGGCGAGGCGGTCTCCGATACACATGCGTTTCATGGCAGGAGAGGAGGCCAGCATGCGAATTCTCATCAGCAACGACGACGGTGTGCGGGCGCCAGGCATTCTCGCGTTGACACGCCGGATGGCTCGGTTGGGGGACGTGTTCGTGGTGGCGCCGGATCGCCAGCGGAGTGCGTCGAGCCACGGCATCACTTTCCACCGTCCGCTCTATGTGGAGCGGGTGGAACTCGGGGCCGGCGAAACTGAGGCGTACGCGGTGAGCGGCACACCCGTCGATTGTGTGAAGTGGGCGATCACGGTCCTGGGCAGGGACCTGCCTTTCGATTGGATGGTCTCTGGGATCAACGAAGGCGCCAACTTGGCGGTGGATGTGCTGTACTCCGGCACGGTGGCCGCAGCCGGAGAGGCCGCGTTGCAGCGGGTACCTGCCATGGCCCTCTCCCTGTGCGGCCCGCCTTGGCCGTTCGACGAGGCAGCTGAAGCGGCCCTGGCATTGGTGGAAGCGTTCATGCAGGAGCGAGACGGCTGGCCCGCCGACACCTTTCTGAATGTGAATTTTCCGTCCCACGGTCTAAGGGAAGCGCCCTGGCGGGCCACCGAACTGGGTGCCCGTGGCTACCGGGACGCGTTCCGGAAAGAGGTAGACGGGGAAGGCAAGCTGTGCTACCGGTATGCGGGCGAGGCGGTGGAGGAACGGAGGGGACCGTCCACCGACGTGATCGCCGTGAAAACCGGCGCGATCAGTGTCACGCCACTGCGTTACCGATTTACAAATCAGGATTGGCTTGCTACGCTGGAAACGTGGATG includes the following:
- the mtnP gene encoding S-methyl-5'-thioadenosine phosphorylase; this translates as MRAEYAIIGGTGVYDPALLESPTTEIVDTPYGQAQVTLGTFEGKSVAFMPRHGTGHSIPPHKVNYRANIAALKQLGVTQVLATAAVGSLQMKYEPGSLVLIDGFLDFTKSRPNTFFESGPVVHVDMTDPYCGRLRQAVKQAAERLGIPIHDGGTYVCAEGPRFETPQEIRLYQSWGAAVVGMTSVPEVVLAKEAELCYATVCMVTNYGAGISPTPLTHEEVVEEMAKNVHRIRALFFDTIAHLDGERNCRCPHAVGGQTPLTGRSEGETRP
- the mtnA gene encoding S-methyl-5-thioribose-1-phosphate isomerase; this encodes MSARGRRPDALDGAVGRGDTALKALDWTGTALRLLDQTRLPHESVWITCQRAEDVAQAIEQMRVRGAPAIAIAAAYGVVLAAQEAAEADAAGFQAQVMAAIRRLSATRPTAVNLFQAMQRMQAVLEQAGSLPPADIAARLAVEADAMAAEDIAVNRRIGDLGASLFPRPARVLTHCNTGSLATVAYGTALGVIRSLHRDGKLVHVWVDETRPFLQGARLTAYELLADGIPFTLITDNMAAHFMRQGQVDAVVVGADRIAANGDTANKIGTYGLAVLCRHHGIPFYVAAPSTTFDLTIPSGDHIPIEERSEHEVTHVLGHPLAPSGVRAAHPAFDVTPADLITAIITEEGVVERPDDRRVAAVLRSNESATEGGDRG
- the surE gene encoding 5'/3'-nucleotidase SurE, which gives rise to MRILISNDDGVRAPGILALTRRMARLGDVFVVAPDRQRSASSHGITFHRPLYVERVELGAGETEAYAVSGTPVDCVKWAITVLGRDLPFDWMVSGINEGANLAVDVLYSGTVAAAGEAALQRVPAMALSLCGPPWPFDEAAEAALALVEAFMQERDGWPADTFLNVNFPSHGLREAPWRATELGARGYRDAFRKEVDGEGKLCYRYAGEAVEERRGPSTDVIAVKTGAISVTPLRYRFTNQDWLATLETWMARSPWNRGG
- a CDS encoding amidohydrolase, which encodes MSQVLLEVGALVLSADAVIAEPGYILWQDGVILAVGRGVYPGPRDKVEVISRPRAVAIPGLVNTHGHAAMTLLRGIGDDLPLQAWLTERIYPAEAKLTGEAVYWGTLLACWEMIQSGTTCFTDMYFFMHDAARAVEESGLRAVLSWGMVGFDEQSRTQGIRNSRSFHAQWHRAAQGRIQVTLGPHAPYTCPPDYLAVVAELSAELGVPIQIHLSETKREVDECIAEHGCTPIQLVERCGLLDRPVLAAHCVHLTEEDIALLRERDVRVAHNPQSNLKLASGVAPVVELLQAGVTVGIGTDGAASNNNLDLFEELRLAATLHKGVRQDATAVTAGEAFTMATSAGARCVFLPDGHGTLHPGAGADIVLLSLDSAHFLPTYDLLSNVVYAAGAGDVTDVFVAGQPLLRQGEPVTLDVERIRHEVRRLEAVLGPRA